In Pigmentibacter ruber, a genomic segment contains:
- a CDS encoding (deoxy)nucleoside triphosphate pyrophosphohydrolase, which produces MKTVVAALIENQGFYFVAQRAKGQKLEGFWEFPGGKLEKNESIEQCIIREIKEELNIKIVPKNIFSETIYEYEFGKIKLIGVISDIVEGNLELRVHSQYKWLKPVDILKITLAPADIPIAQKLSYNQ; this is translated from the coding sequence ATGAAAACAGTAGTGGCTGCTTTGATTGAAAATCAAGGATTTTATTTTGTAGCACAGAGAGCAAAAGGACAGAAATTAGAAGGTTTTTGGGAATTTCCTGGAGGTAAACTAGAAAAAAATGAGTCTATTGAACAGTGTATTATAAGGGAAATTAAAGAAGAACTTAATATTAAAATTGTTCCTAAAAATATTTTCTCTGAAACAATTTATGAATATGAGTTCGGAAAAATAAAACTTATTGGTGTTATTTCGGATATAGTAGAAGGAAATTTAGAATTACGAGTCCACTCACAATATAAATGGTTAAAACCAGTTGATATATTGAAAATAACTCTTGCTCCTGCTGATATCCCAATTGCTCAAAAACTCAGTTATAATCAATAA